The Prinia subflava isolate CZ2003 ecotype Zambia chromosome 6, Cam_Psub_1.2, whole genome shotgun sequence genome contains the following window.
ACCAGGGGGGGACACAGGAGGTTTTCCTCACTGGGGACTCCTGGAAGCCTCCAGCACAGGATTAAGGCTGCTTTCCACAGGCAGCTTTAGTGAGCTTGTGGTTTGGTGCTTtattttctcactgaaggtTGGCAAAGTGTCCTCCTTTATTTCTGGCTCTGACAGGGGTTGCTTGTTCTCTGCAGGACTCTCTAGCTGAAGTTGAGGAGAAATACAAGAAGGCTATGGTGTCAAATGCTCAGCTGGACAATGAGAAAACCAACTTCATGTACCAAGTGGACACCCTGAAGGATGCGCTcttggagctggaggagcagctggcagaaTCCAGGAGGCAGTATGAAGAGAAAAGTAAAGTATGTAAATAGCTCTGGCATGGGAAATAACAGGGAGAGATTTGGAGAGGGGTAGAGATCTTTGGGAGGAGGCAGCTAAATTATTACTCAAGATTTCAACCAAGTAGCTGGTTTAATGAATATGAAGTGGAATACCAATTTGTTGTGTACTTGTGATCATAGAAATGAGAATTTTCCCTAAGCCATTTCTGAAGAAGGGGAGAAATGTTGTAGCTGGTAAAGGCTACATTGATACTATCACATCACATCTCCTTTTCTATTCCATCTCTAAAGTAAATTCATGTGGTTTGTCCATAGGGACTTCTGGAGCACTTTTACACACAAAGATGTCTCCAGGCAGCCTGTGGGAGAATTGTGCTGTTCAGACAATTCAAGCAGCTCCACGGTTAAATGTTGAATTAAGTTTTACATTCATTTAGGAGCTGACAGTGATTTGGtgttaaataataaaactgGGGCTTATGTTTTCAAAACTGCCTTCTTGTAGCTTGGGGCATTTGACTACACCCCACTTCAAAACACAGTTCCTGAAAGATACAgtgtggtttttcctttttacataAAGTCCAGCTGAGTTTCAGTTCATGGCCATGTGGGAAGAGTGGGTTAAATTCCCATCGATTCATCTGTGCAGTCTGAAGGACTGGAGTGTAAAAGCTCTTCAACCTGCTGCTCAGCTTATGAGATGGGCTAAATGATGTCTGTCATGTCAGTGTTTAGTGCAATAATAGCATCTTGGAAAAAGGACAAACTCGATAAAAATTGCACTCTTGTGGGATTGTGATTAGAGGGATATTCAAGAATTACATTGCAGTaagcattttctttgtgtttgggcttattttcctctttttgatGGGGTGCTATTTTTGATTAATAATAATCTTGTGAATATTCCATTATTCACAGGAATTTGAGAGGGAGAAGCACGCTCATAGCATATTGCAGTTTCAGTTCATGGAAATCAAAGAGGCTTtgaagcagagagaagaaatgctTGCAgtaagtaacttttttttttttaatggcttctTTGATTGTACATTCCCAAGTAGCAGTAGAGTGGAGAATATGAGGCATGGAGAATTTTATTCCAAATTCAAGTTACTCACCAGAAGAAATGTTACTGTTTCAGGCCAGACAGGTTCAGAGCTGACTAATGCAAATATTACTTTCCTAAGCATTATCTTATTCTTCCTAAGTATTGCATTTTGGACTGCTGTTTGTGGAGATGCAGAGGAAAATAACAGAACTGTGTAACTTGTTCTAAGTCGTGTTGTGGGTAATAAGATTGTCCTCAGGAGCACAGGTTCAGCTGGGATGTCAGAAACTGTGCATTGTAGATACTCATTTACTTTAGCACCTGGCTTTTTTCATTCTCTGGCCTCACTGCAATCTTGGCCTTCCTTGTTAACCTGTTACCTGCTTTCTGTCTTCTTGTTTTGCTCCTGCCCCTCAGGAAATCCAACAGCTGcaacagaaacagcagagcTATGTCAGGGAAATTTCCGATCTTCAGGAGACAATAGAgtggaaagacaaaaaaataggGGTAGGACTTGTCAGCTCCTGCAATGTGTTCAGAGTGACACTGTCATTCCCCACCTGATCCTGCTTTTGTAAAACCCCATGGATAAAACCCTCCCTCGTGCCTTTGCTTGGTGTGGCTGTCCTATGATGTTGCCAGTGAAGTAGCAAATAGCAAGTGTTGTGTTTGGCCAGTACCTTAAAATCCAAGGAAAACCTAGCAGCTGGTGTGCTTTCAAACCAAGGGTAATTGATTTGCTGTGCTGCACCATTTGCATTTGCCATATGGGGAGAGGAAATGCTATTTATAATGCAATTCCATCAGCACTGAGTTTTCGCTTATTCACATTTAATCTGCGGACTGAGCAGAAACTGGAGTGGGGTAAAGAGGTAGTGCAGCTATTTATAGGCTGTTGGGATGAAAGTCTCCCTTGCTTCTCATCCCTTCCCACCACCTCTTATCACAGCCACATGGAAACCCactctggttttcttttccagttgaACACTGAAAGGcttcctgagcagagcaggagaaagaaaTCTGGCAGCTTGCCCATGTTTGTGATGTCCAACAATTTGTAGCAGCTTCAAACTGAACATTGTCTAATTTTTTTGAGTTGTTCTATTTGTACCTATATAGAAATACTGGGAGGGGAGAGTTCAGTAGCCAAATATGCATTTGCACATGGTGCATCCCAGACTAAGGATGACTTAATGGCAGctttcaaattaattaaaatgtaaaataaaaagtctCCTGAAATCCAACGGGCCTAATTCTGTGCCCTTCCATTACCACATGGGAATGGCATGATGTCTTCAGTGTGCTTGCTAAAGCAATGTGGGCATGGATTAGTTTGTCTAGCAGACAAGAATAAAAAGTGGACCCTCATTTGAGGGACTCCTAATGAAGAATTGGGCTCTGAATGTCTTTGGCAGGAAATCTTGGTTCTTGAAGAAGCTGTGCCTTTCTTGGATTTGAAGTTTCTCTCTCTGCATGCAAACTCAGTCCTGTAATCTGTAAACTTGACCTTTTTCATCTGTGCCTCTTCCATCCCCTGAGTATCTTAAATCTGCTCATTTTTGTCTACATTTGCTTTTCACGGCCTTTACTTGtctcccttcctttcttcaCATCTCCTCGCCCTCTGTCTGTGTTGGGAACTCAGGCACTAGAGAGGCAGAAAGATTTCTTTGATTCCATAAGGAGTGAGCGGGATGACCTTAGAGACGAAGTGGTTGTGCTGAAGGAGCAACTGAAGGTATGCAAgaggaataaaagaaatttatatTCATCTGCTGACCCTTCCCCCCTGTACGTTTGGGCAGAAAAATTAAGTCTAGCTCAGTAGCAATAGCTCAATTTTCATGTTGCCTATAAATTGCCATTTTTCAGGGGTTTTGAATATAAAGTCCTTTCCCCTACTATTGATTGTGAGTTCTTAGTGTAGACTGGAGTATAAAGAAGGTTTTTTGTAGGAGACACTTCTGTGAGGAACATCTTATGCAGCagatttatgttaaaaaaaaccaaaagagcTGGGATCACATGCTTTCTGTCAGAGTGGCTGAACTGAGAACTGCAATATCTGTTCTCCTTCCTGACTCCCAGCCATATTTAATGGAATGATTGAAGCAATTGTTTATTCAGAGTATCTTGGACAAGAGCACTTGACAATCCTTCCCTTTCCGAGCAGCAGGCTCTAAAGCATTGCTTTTGCTTCCCACAGAAACATGGAATAATCCCAGACTCTGATATAGCCACCAACGGGGACACCTCAGACATTCTGGATAACGAAGGACACTTGGATTCTTCCCGACCTGCTCCAGGCACCACTCAGGCATTAAagccaggaggggaggggatgcTAGGTAAGTGCTGTGTGTCctctcagcccctcctgcctgtcTGTCCTTCATTCAGCCACCTTGCTTGGGTGGGGCAGTTGTGAGTGGGACAGTTAACACCACGCAGCATGCTCCTTGTCCAATCTCTCCTGTGCTTTTCCCTGCTTCGTGTTGATTTTGGCTCCCAGTGTGTCGTGCAGGGCAGACTTCACTTCCCCTGCAAGGTGACAAAGGATGGGAATACAAATAGGACATTGCAGATAAGGAGCAGTCATTCACATCGCCGTTTAAACCCTGAATTGCAAAATTGTCCCAGGATAATCCTACTGCTGCTCAGTATTTTTCAGGACACACCTTAaataatcaggggaaaaaaaggcattttggtTTTCTATAAAGAGTTTGTATGTTGGTTCATTGATACCCCTGAGAACTCTGCTtgaacagcagtgctgggctctgccaaaGCACACCAAAGGataaattctttatttctctgctaTTGAACTCTTTAAATTAACACTTCTGTGTCTTCACTCGTTACACTGACACTTAAATTCAAAGGATATAATTGATGTGGACAGCGCTAGGAAGGAGAAATCTGGTTGGCAAAACCCCTTCATGCTTTTATGTGGTGAATGGCCATTAGAGAACTATTGTACTCATGTAAGGAGAGAAAGTGATATTTTTTGGTTTgtcggattttttttttgttctaaatgAACATACTAATAAATAGCTGCAGGCAGCCAATTGTTGAAAGTGCAGGTTCTCTTGCTTTGAGCGTTTGGCTGCTTTTTCATCActcagtttctgaaaacaatgTGAAACACCAAAAACCAAGGTAAgggtgtatttttaaatgtaacatGTTTTCTTACGTCTCCTaaccctgtttttttttttaagaatagaTACAGCATAGACCCAAAAACTAACAACAAACACTATTGTTTTAATGTCTGttgcttttaaatataaatcGAAGGGAAACTGTtacaacaaaaataactttaaaagaACCACAGAAGTCCTCACCCATTTGGGTGGCTGAAATAAGGGGCACAGATTACCTGAGCTTTGATCTGTGTTGAGAGGTCTGAACAGCCAAATCATTTGCTTGCCAATCAGATTTTACATTCAGTGTCCATCACGTGCACTGATGATGCCTGtctgagatttttaaaagcaaaatattactGAATAATCCTTCATGATTCCATTGTAACAGCATCAGACCCCTGCATGGATAGAGGGGCGTCAGGGTTAAAGTTGTAGAGAGAATTGCTGAGGAGAAGCAGTCCTTAGAGGCCCTTCTGCAGGTATTGCTGTTAAATTGCACTGCTTCAACCCGTTGTTCTCCTCTGCCAAAGCTGTCATTCCCACAGCCAAGAGCAGAGAGCTCCTCCTTTACAAAAACACCAGCCAGCACCAGAGACTTCTTGCTTTGAGAGGGTGGTGGTGAGTTTCACTGATCAACCCCCTGGATCCTTACTAATTCAATCGCTGCTTTGCCTCACAAAATTGGCAAAAGCTGATCTTTTATTAACCCGTTCTTCTCGTTCTGTCTGCCGGGTTTTAAGTGGGGAGGTAAGTGCTGTGGTGTGGCCCCCTCAACTTTCTCAATGGTCTTTTAGGCAAAGCCAATGAAGTGGAgatgaaaaatgagattttggaggatgtggggaaaagagaaatcttGCAGAATACTGAGCATGAGGAACACAAAGAGGagtctgaggaggaggaggaagcacaGCCATTGCATGCTGCTGAAAATGCAAAGGCAGAACACATGGTTGAAGAACGGGACGCCCCGCCAACAGTGATGATCCCAGAGAGTAGGTGTGCAGAGCAAGGCCAAAGCCTCACAGCACCTGTGTCAGGGAGCGCTTCCTCcaacagtgacagtgacacagatGGCTTGGGAGAGGTCACAGAGTCCAGGGGCACGGCAGTCCAGCAGCCTGAGAGTACAGAGGCTGAACGGACAAATGAGAACTTGGAGCTGGGCTCTCCACAAGGCCACCAGATTTTTGAGACTCCTCAGGAAATGTTTTGTGACTCAGGTACAGAGCAGGAAGTGGGAGAAGCTGCACCCAACCAGGAAGAACAAGAGGATCTGGTTTTAAGCAGCCATTCCCTGAGTGATAATGAAATGGCTGAAGGCTCTGACAGTACAAGTGAGAGCAGTGAGTTGGTTTCTAACCAGGCAGGGCTACCTGAGGGAGCAGTGGCAGGCTTGCTTAGGGAGGAGGGAAATGTGGAGAGTTCCACTCCAGGGGAAGCCCAGCACTCAGAAGAAAGTGCTGAAAACAAGGCTGCAAATGTCCTGGAGGAAAAGTTTGTTGACTGCACTGATGGAAAAAGTGACAAAACAGCAGATGACAGAGCTGAAGAAGAAGATGAGGCTGGGAACACAGTTCAGGGTCTGCCTAGGGAAACTGAGTCTGTGGGTTtgcaggggacagagccacATGAAAGGGATGTCCCAGCAGAGGCACTTGAAAAGGAAGGTGGAGAACATCAGGCACCCATCCAGCCCGCTTCTTCAGAGGACAGTCCTTCAGCACCCCCAGAGGAACCAAGTACACAGGGTAAAACTGAAGATGAAATGGCTACAGCTGAGAAAGATGGACAGAAGGAAGAATTGATGGAAGAGCTGGAGAAGCGTTCAGGTTCTACTGAAGCAGGCGAGCAAGGTGTGGCATCTGTGGAGACAGGAGGCTGCATTCCCAAGGGAATGGGAagtgagctgcagcaggcacagccaggaacaGAGGCGGAGACAGAGGTGACCACTCAGGAAACCCATTTAGACCCGAGCCTTTTAGGTGATGAAATTAAGAAGTCAGGATTGGAAACAGGGGATGAGGCTGAGGAAGGACAGGAGAGTAGGATGGAATGGGCAGAAGATTTGAATCCAAAGGTAGAGGTTCAAACAAGTCAGTGCAGTGAAGAAATGGCAGGTGGtccagaaggagagaaaaacattCCTTTAGAGGGGGAAGTGCAGAAGGTGGTTAAACAAGCAGAAGGTGAATGTAAAGAGGAGTCAGGTGTAGGTGTTACTGCAGCTACTGAAAACAAAGCCAGTaaagaaacactgaaagaaaatgagcaaGAGGTGGAGCTTGCAGACCACCCTGGTGGGGAATTTGCTTCTGAGGAAGGTGTAAGTAATGCCCTGGCACAGAAGTCTCTGCAGAATGACGACATTAGTGAACAAGTTACACTGGAGGAAGATGTAAATAATTCCCTGGCACAGGAACCTGTGCAGGATGAAAACATTGGTGTACAAGTTAAATTGGAGGAAGGTGTAAATAATTCTGTGGCACAGGAACCTGTGCAGGATGAAAACATTGGTGTACAAGTTAACTTGGAGGAAGGTGTAAATAATTCTGTGGCACAGGAACCTGTGCAGGATGAAAACATTAGTGTACAAGTTAAATTGGAGGAAGGTGTAAATAATTCCCTGGCACAGAAGCCCGTGCAGGACGACAACATTAGTGAAGAAGTGAAATTGGAGGAACAAGCAGAGGAGAGCCTGGAAGATGATGGTGATGCATTTGATTTCGATGAAGAGTCAAATCAAATACTAGAATCTGATGAAAAATGTGATGGAGATGAAGCTGATACACAAAGAGAAGAGGGTGATGGAGCAAATGGTGCTGCTGGAAAAACTGCCCACACGGacaaagctggagagggaacagACAAAATGGAAACCAAAGATGCTTTGACCAAAGGTGAAGTCCTGCAGCATAAAAAAGATGAACCTGAAGGAACAGGGTGCTTGCAAGGGGAAGCGTCAGGGAAAACTGATGTGGAGGAAGATGAAATCAAAGTATCAGATTCTAGTAAACTGGGAAAATTACAGGATGAAGAAGTTTTGGAACAGGTTTTGGAAAGTGCTTTCATTAAGAGGGCTGAAAGCAGGGAGGATTTGCAGGCTGGCAGAAGGAGTAAGGGTAGATCCAGAGATGACTGTACCATCTCCTGAGTTCAGAATCTCAAACCTACGTGAGTTCCATGCCCTGTGACCAGTCCCAGGACACAAACATGCACTTTGCACAAGACATCAGACCTTGGAATACCCTTAGAGCTTTGTCTTTGTAGGTAACTCAGCCTAAAGCATGGATATGGTAATGATGCAAGTATGGTAATGATGCTCTTGTGTTGTACCCAGCCACAAGAAATCGAGACTGTCTCGGGTTGAAAGCTTATCACCTTGTGAGGAAGCTTCACAACTTGACCATTCAAACTATTATGCAATTAAAGTACCTCTAGTGTGGATAGCTGCTCCTGGGGATTtctacaggatttttttttattattctagCCTAGTTGATCAATATCTTGAATGCACATTGGGCCTTTGTGAACTTATGCACATTATGCTTACTTGTACTTCAATCTACAGCAAGCACATTAACTCTTCATGAAGGAACTCAGCCAGATCACCAGTTTCACTGATGGTGAAACTTCTTTCAGAATGATTAAAGCCTATGAACCaatctcttatttttttaacatgaagaaaaaagatattttcattCCACTTTGTGTGTATTTCTTACATGGTCATATTCCAAAATACAGTTAGATCACTGTGAATCTGCTTAGTCTGAGCACTTTGGAAGAGCAATGCACAGTTTGGAGAAAGTGCAACATACAGGTCTTAGTTTGCTGAAAGgaataaatatatacatgtttACTTCATCCAGGCACTTTGCCACTACCACAGTAGGCCTTTTACACCATGTCTTGCatggtgtttttattttttccagagaaagtGTCAATACACAGTGTAATGTGTGCTTAGGTTTGCTATCAAGTACTGTCAGATATCAATAtataaaatatctatttttccaagaaaaatttttgtttaaaatttgcttattgcattatatattttttgCAAACTCTGATTCTGAAAGAATGTTTTTATCTCTGAAACAAATCTTATCTCTTCCCTTCTGAAAAGAAGATAACTTTGCATGTCTTAACTCTTGCTGGATATCAGACCAAAGAGGACTGTTGTTTTGTGTACTAGCCCCACTGTGGCTTTTGGAAAAGCTGGGTTGCTTTGAGTTGCTGGCATAAATTAGGCTCTTGGACTCCCTTGCTGTATTTCCTCTTGCATCTCTGCTAGTGCTTGGGAAGAGAGCATGTTTTGCAtatataaatattcatttaaagTGTTAAGCAGTGCATGTCCCAAGGGAATGCAGATCGAGGGGGGTTCGAGGGGGGGTTCGGGCTGTGGAAGGCTGAGTTTGTGTTGATGTTACAAAGTTGTCAGAGCGCAGACAGACTGCAAAATTGGAAGATGTATATCAAAATGTACTGCTgtatataatttaaataaacatattttatacTTTAAAATACCTGTCCAGAGCACTGTTTCTAAACCTGCACAAGGAGTTATTTAAACCTGTATCATTTCAACAccatttttctgcagctgttgtTCAATTTATTACCTTGTGCTACGTAGCTACAAGAGCCATCTCCCTAGGACTGGGCAGCCTCGGGGTTTGAGCACCTTGAATATGTGATGGCACCTTAACTGTAGAGCTCTAACAGGTCTGTAACCCTGTAACTCCTTTCATGTGGCTTCTCTCCAACTTACAGCAGATCCACCGTGGTTTCTGTAAGTATTGGCAGTTGTTCCTAAGGGTTTACTCTAGATGCTAATCCAAAAAGTCATAGATCTTATAAGCATTTCTTATTAGCATGTAGCAGTGTTTATTTAAAGATTTGGCTGTGCTATACTCTCAACAGTAATATGTGGTTTAATGTTGGAAGTGGGTTTTAATTGGTAAATAGACTTAAACAGATCATTAAGTGGTCTTACCGGGCTTCACCTGTACTGTGGATGGATCTATCAGAGTCAAATTAGGCAACGTGCCATTATATCCCGTGTTTCTTACGAGttcatttctgattttcacTAGTTTTTCCACTTCCAAAGAAAAGACAGCATCTTTAAGAGAATTCCTTTTTAAAGCCATATCACAGGAGCAGAAACACCTCCAATCTTACCTGTCCATGCACCAGCTTGGATCCCACTCCCAGTGTAACTGGGAACAAGACCATGGAGAGGCAGTGCAGCGTAGCTGTTGTGCCAGAAATCCACCCTGGAATGTTGAAAACGAGAATGTGACCCAAGGATGAATCTTTGTCTTCCAGAATAACCCCAAATGCTCGCTGGGTTTTCTGGTCATCACCTAGTGGCACATAAATGCTGTAGCCCAGGTCTGTGCATATCAGAGCTAGCCTGAAATCCTTTCAAAAGCAGTATCTCAAGAAACTTACTTGATAAAAAAGGGGAATAAATAGTGCAAAGGTCTTGGTCAATATCTTCTTTGCTATAGAGAAGAACAGTCCTCCTGTGCTCCTCAAAAGCAGTACTGCAAGCTGGTGTCTTCCAAATCCTGTGCTGTTCCTGGCAGCACCCCTCTTCTGAGAAAGACAGGAAAGCATTTTCTCATCATCCAAAATAGATGGACAGATCTGGAGAAGGAGCATTGCCCAACCTGCTTCTGACAGCTGGATTCTTGCAGGCTGTTCTGAATAGCTGCTTGGGGCTGGGATTTCATGGGATGTCTTTCCATCCTCCAAGACCAGTTTATCCCTTTCATTTACATCATGGTTCATTATTTCCTGGGCCACACATCGTGTAAATCACACAGGTAAAACCAGCAGCCTCCCATCCCATGCTCCCCTCTTAGTGGAAAGCCATGGAGGATGGATGTGTGGCTGGTTTGGGAATGTTTGGGCCACTGGGGGGGCAGCACCTGAGTAAGCAATGCCTGGAGTCACCTGCAGTGCCGAGGCAGTGAGATCAGATCAGTCACTGGACttgggagctgtggcagcaccGTGCTCaccctgctgtgtcctgctcccTCACAGGCCCCATCTCCTCCTCGGCCTCTGTAAACTCTGTGGCCATGAACTGGTGCAGTGAGTACCCTGGGAATCACCTTCCCAAAGTGAAGTGAGGTGAATGTCACACTCTGATTATTCACTGGAGCATCTTTCTATGTGGAGTAAGGTTAATGACTGTTACAGATGAGAATTTTAATTAGCTGCTTCCTGTCCTGATTCAATAGACTGTTCTTTGCTGCCTGTTCTCAAGGTCCTCAGATTCGGTGGAAAAATATCTCGTAAATGCAAAATCAAGGTGACCCTGCAGAGTAAGTTTTCTGTGTTAATGTGGGGGTTTAAGATAAGTGAAACCCAAGAGGCCCTCATCTCGACAGGCAGAATATGAATGGCAATTTAAGCAAActaattttttccctgctgcctgcatgtCCCAATGGGGTGCACAGATGTCTGTAATGAGGGCAGAGAGAACTGAGGGTGAGATCAAACTTGACAGTTCACCCCAAAATGCATCCTTTTTGCAGGAAAAGGGCTTTGGGGAACCCAGTGTCCTTCCTCACTGGAAGCTGGAAGAGGTCTCCTTTCTTCAGGCAGGCAGGTTTCACCCCACAGCAGTGGTTGTGTTAATGAAAGTCACAACTAAATTATTTCCAGGATCAAAGTGTGTTACTTGGCCCTTTTGGAGTCAATACATTTGGGCTAATTTTGTAGTGGCCTAAAGGTTTCCTGCTGCACCAGTCCTCATTCTCTTTCCAATCCTTGGAACTCCATTTCTTAATCTTTGCTGGCCTGTAAATCCCAACACAGTCTCTTGAGTCCAAGTATCTCCAAGCTGTTTGCTGCTCTTGCTTTCTTCATTggcctttgtttttcttccatatCTTTCATCTTTTGCAGAATTTTTGTCTtaagttttctttccttcccataTAGATCTGTgaaattgttttattgttttgaaGGGGTTTATACTCAGAAATTTTGGTTGTGGGTGATATTTACCAAAAAAGTGGGTTCgggtcttttttgttttttcatatcAGTGCTCAGGTGAAACAATGTTGGGTGTGTTACAAAtggatgaaaaacaaaaagaatagGACTTCAGGAGGTTCAAAATTAATCCATAGATCTGCTGAACTGGGATCTCACGCTCAGATCTGTATTTGGGTATTGCATCAGAAGCCAAGGTAAAGGTTTTATTCCATGCTCTGGAGTGGGACTATATGGGGGGGTGTATTCCCAGGAGGGGAATGACATACTGTATTAATGTCTGCTGTACTTCCATTGGGAAGCCAGTTTCCACCATGACTTGATTCAATACAGACTCTTGATTCCCTTTAAGTGCGTGTgctaacaagaaaaaaaggaagaaccACAAGACTTTGGCCTTTTCAGGAGTTGTCATCAAAGaagaaatggtatttttaaagctcttcAAAAAACTTTGagtctctctctctcagcaGAATTTACCTGGTAAAAGCCCACCAGGCTCTTATGTGTAATTTACCTTGCTTTCCTAAGTTTAAGAAAAGATCTTTTCCTTGAGTGACCTTTGGATTTTAACCATTTGATCAGCAGGCCAGACCTCAGCTGTGGAGttgagctctgagcagcctgggctctgcactgctggcaAGGGAGGCCAGCTGAACAAACCTGCAGTGAGACCCAGCTGAGGTCAACAGATCCTCTCCTAATGGGTGCATTTGAATGTGATGTTGCAGCATGCTCCTGCCTGAGGTGTACCTGAACAAACGGAGCTTGTTAATTAATGAGGTCATTTGGGTGGTAAGAAAATGTGCTTTCTCACATTGCAGCCCTtaatggggaaggaaaaaaaggaaatgattTGGTTGCTTACTTTGTAGTTCTTTTTCCCAGCTGTCTCATTCTGTAGAGTGCACTTTATTAATGAAGGCTGCACATACCCATACTTCCAAGTCTAAATGTAGGACAACAGTTGTGCAGATTGTCCATTTCCTCTTGATGTTTGACCTGGAGAATTGactctgcagagaaaacaaTGTTTTACCAGACTGCTGCGttcaaaacacaaataatttgACGGGCCAATGTTTTTCTGGTCATAATGTTGGAGCTAAAATGTCACTGCCATGTAAAAGAAGGGAAGAGTTAAAAAGTGCTGAGAATGTGCTTAGCTGTGATTATAGGTGTTTACAGTATTGTCATTGTGTTAAACTGTCAAGATGTTGTGAGATTTTGTGTTGCAGTTGTGCTTGACCCTAGAGTTCTTGCATGCTAACCTAACGTAGAAGATTAGCCTCTTTGCATGCAGCTGGCTGCTGGGACAAGCATGTTCTGTGAGAATGCCATaactgccctggctgcagccccctcccagccccgtCCGGGCCTCGTGTCCTGTGGTACGTGCCCTCACTCCCCCTTCAGTAGCCACTAACCTGAACGGGTCAGGCTCGTGCCTCAGATGCGCTCCCCGTGCGCCGCTCGATCAGCCAGCTCTGACCTCTGCCTTTTCTCTTCCAGACAGGCTGAAAAAGCTCATCGATGAACGGGAGTCCTTGCTAGACCAGGTAATCACAGGGCGAGTGAAGAGCAGTAAATGGTTAAGGAAATGGAAATAGCCCACACACGAGGTgtagagcagcagtgctgtggtcaGGTTGCTCTTGCTGAGGACTTGCTGCCTTTTCTGGCCACTCTGTTCTTTCTCCAGAACATTCCTCCTGTATGTTAACTCAGGATACACAGAAGATATGACCCAGTGTGCCTCTTATTTATGAATAGTAATCCTTCAGATCGGCCAAGCCCAAGGGAAAAACAGGCATGGCTTGGAAATTGTAGAAGCAAATTTTCTTTCCGAGAGTAAGCCCTCCCCTCTGCTGGGTCTGTGGGTAAATGGGCCATTTGGAAAGGTTTGTTGGAGGAACTGCAGATGGGTAAAGAGCAATTAAAG
Protein-coding sequences here:
- the LRRFIP1 gene encoding leucine-rich repeat flightless-interacting protein 1 isoform X10; its protein translation is MYSPEGVRRAVGIFRGCSPSSGTQRRRGGAFREDAGGFRGRCAPSPGAPSALPRARLPLPARSPLRPRAAPGASGRAPPPQTAGAMDAAADCLSPAAQQQAEARLAAKRAARAEAREIRMKELERQQKEIYQVQKKYYGLDTKWGDIEQWMEDSERYSRRARRNASASDEDERMSVGSRGSLRSHLEYASTYPVASYYCDLGLPSNSYASTSQLSSQNGNWPSLLYSDALPARSYRASVYEESVYSGSRRYSAPSSRAPSEYSCYLGSGSRASSRASSARASPVIEERPEKDFEKGARTVSSLSAATLASLGGTSSRRGSGDTSISADTEASIREIKDIYELKDQIQDVEGKYMQGLKELKDSLAEVEEKYKKAMVSNAQLDNEKTNFMYQVDTLKDALLELEEQLAESRRQYEEKSKEFEREKHAHSILQFQFMEIKEALKQREEMLAKHGIIPDSDIATNGDTSDILDNEGHLDSSRPAPGTTQALKPGGEGMLGKANEVEMKNEILEDVGKREILQNTEHEEHKEESEEEEEAQPLHAAENAKAEHMVEERDAPPTVMIPESRCAEQGQSLTAPVSGSASSNSDSDTDGLGEVTESRGTAVQQPESTEAERTNENLELGSPQGHQIFETPQEMFCDSGTEQEVGEAAPNQEEQEDLVLSSHSLSDNEMAEGSDSTSESSELVSNQAGLPEGAVAGLLREEGNVESSTPGEAQHSEESAENKAANVLEEKFVDCTDGKSDKTADDRAEEEDEAGNTVQGLPRETESVGLQGTEPHERDVPAEALEKEGGEHQAPIQPASSEDSPSAPPEEPSTQGKTEDEMATAEKDGQKEELMEELEKRSGSTEAGEQGVASVETGGCIPKGMGSELQQAQPGTEAETEVTTQETHLDPSLLGDEIKKSGLETGDEAEEGQESRMEWAEDLNPKVEVQTSQCSEEMAGGPEGEKNIPLEGEVQKVVKQAEGECKEESGVGVTAATENKASKETLKENEQEVELADHPGGEFASEEGVSNALAQKSLQNDDISEQVTLEEDVNNSLAQEPVQDENIGVQVKLEEGVNNSVAQEPVQDENIGVQVNLEEGVNNSVAQEPVQDENISVQVKLEEGVNNSLAQKPVQDDNISEEVKLEEQAEESLEDDGDAFDFDEESNQILESDEKCDGDEADTQREEGDGANGAAGKTAHTDKAGEGTDKMETKDALTKGEVLQHKKDEPEGTGCLQGEASGKTDVEEDEIKVSDSSKLGKLQDEEVLEQVLESAFIKRAESREDLQAGRRSKGRSRDDCTIS